TTATTTGGAGTCACTGTAGTGGTGAAGGaatcttcctcttctcctgtaAACTTTTTATTTGGGACCTCCTAATCtctaaatatttaaagcttTATTTGTTTGACACCTTTAATTAATTGACTGTTAATACAAAACCTCCCACAAAGAAGCTACAGATACACCACCTCAAGCTgtgatttctttccttctcacaGCCTAAGGCCTCAATTCTGCAATTACACACATTTATCTGTACTACAGTGAAGAATCCCAACGGGACGACTCACACCAGTGAAATTAATCACATTTGTGAAGATCTGAGCTCTGTTGTCTTGGCTTGGGACCGTATTTGGATGAGGCATCTTCAGGGAACCAAGATCTGAAGAAATCAgtagcagcagagcaggatttgATGCATCTTATGAATAATATTAGTACCACAAACCTGCAGGTGAAGGTGTTCTCCTACCTGAGACTTGGACTGGGGAAGCACCATGCACAGCTTGTGCCCAATGCCCTGCCACCAGCTTCCTCCTGACCTACACACGACTCCTGAGATCAGGATgcctctgcctgtccctctgCAAAACCAGGTGAAGGATATGCACACATTGggataaataatttaaaaatgtctttgaagtGGTTTCAGATCATTGTGTGGAATCCCATGGAAAAAGTGTTATCAGCTGTTTAATATCAATGAACCATAAGCCCCGGGATAAGCTGTAAAACTAAAATCTGTGTACCTAGCTGTACCTTCTTAATTAATCCAACTGATCAAACAAGCTTAGTGCATTACATTTCCTAAATAATTACTTAAAAACTAAGCATGCCAGTACGTTATTTAAGAAACGATCTGTACTACAGTTCATCCTGACTTTACTGTGCTGAGCTGGGACACTttgaacttatttttttttttttttgtccataaATGCCTTTGGACTCCTGCTCTTTGCACACACGGACACCAAAGCCTCCATTACCCCACTCCCTACCTGATGCTTTGCCAACAGGACTTCTCAGGACGCTCAGAACCTCCGGCTGTGTTCCGGACATTCTCACCCTCTCCTCAAGAATCCCACCCAACACTCAGGTGGCCAAACAACCGCTGAACACCAACCTGGGGCATCCTCCCACCCTTTATCCCCCCAAACCTCCTCCCGGGGAACATCCCCCCGCAGCCTCACACCACCTCCCCGGGGCTTCCCCTGCCCGCCTCCCATCTGGGGCTTGCGGCAGCGACCGAGAAACCCGGAGTGCGGCGGCAAGAGCCGCACAGCCCCGATCCCCGATCCCCGATCCCCGCCGTGCGGGAACCCCCGGCCCGCAGCTCCCCGCAGCCCGGGCGCATGCGCGGTCCCGCCCGCGGTCCTCCGGGGCATGCGGGCAGAGCCCTTCCGGCCGCCTCAGGTCCCGGCCCGGTCTGTGCGGGCGGTGCGGGAGGGGAGCGCCGGTGACTCAAGGAAACTCCTCCTGACCCGGTTGGGTCTCTCTAAGCACCCGGTGCCTCCGTCCCGGTCCTTCTGAGCTTCATCAGCCCATCACGGGGATAAACTGGCGGTTCGGAAGCATCTCACCCAGGCGGGCTCCAAGGAATGGCAGAGTTCCCCGCACACGCGTGTCAAAGGGACGGGATTTTGCCTCCGCTTTtagtattaaaaaaccaaaccaccaaactTCAGtctaagaaacagaaatgtcttttaaGCAATCTTTGCACTGATGCTGCTTTAAGCCCTGTTCTAACCCTGCTCTGCCAGTGCTTCTGTAATTTTATTACCAAAGTCAAAAGGCAAATTGGGTCCTTCGGGGTTTCTGTCAATAATTAGATGGAGATGGAAGaatttttaagcagaaattcACTGCTGATCAAGATGGCAAGTTTAGTATTACCTGGCACCTGGGTGTCTGAGCCTTCACACGCTGCAGTGTTCTATCAGTTCTTAACCCAAGGCATTTTGCCTCACACGTAACACAGAACAGCTTAACTTGCTTTCTGATCATGTTTCCAAACTTAATAGTGCTGCTCCCATAAATTACAAAACAACTTGACATGCAGCTGTGAGGTGTAAATTGATATTCCTGCATTAACAGATTCCCGGTAATGGTTATTGCAAATAAACAGTTTTCTAGCTGAAATAAACTTCCACTGCTTTCCAGGCAACACTGAGCTGTATTTTGGCATGAGATTTGGGGGTTTAATCCACATGTCAGGCTGCTTGGAGTTGTGACAAAGGGATCACAATTTTGttgctgggaaggaaaaaaaatccaagctgaATTCTTTACTGCAGTCATGCAGCCTGGCTTGCAGtataaaggaagaaattacCACAGCAACAGTGACAAAAACAGCCACAAACTTCTTCAAACATGGGAATTTAAGAATTTGTGGAACCTCTGTGATACAGACAGAGGAGCTGACCATGTGGTGCCCAGCCAAGCTCCACAGAGTGACACTGTCAGACCTGCAGGAATGTTCTCTGCTGTtagtgattaattttttccctatccTGCATGAGAAACTAATGGGACACCTCTTCAAAAGGGATTCAAAACTCTACTACAGTTATCAGAAGGTGAATATAGAACATATTTAAATGACAGCATTTTACAAGCTGGTAAAACACCATctccctgaaaaaaatacaagttatCAGAATACAGGATCATCATTCCTGCTCATCCAGGTCCTGTTTGTACAAACTCTGCACCCAGTTTCCTTTTAGCAAAAACAGTCACATTTTCCCCTGCTTCAGCTACCAATACTTCTCCTCTTCTACAACTGAGGACAAACAGAATCAATTTAAACTCAGGTGCAGAAGCAGAGACAGTGACATCATGGACtgagttttctgtttgtaaAGTGCATGGTAGAATTAGGATgtaccaaaaacaaaacaaaacccccaaaactaaaAATGAGCCCTTTGAAAGAGATACAGAGTGAGAGCAGGATGTCTTGCACTAAGGTTATGTATTTAACAGTTTTACAcgaaatatttatatataaaaacttTGTTAAGTGCTTTTCtccaatttaaaaatctaaagaaTTCAAAAATAAGGCATTCAATATCTGAAAAAGTACAGATTTACAAAATGTGTATATTCTGTCATGAAAACTCCACACCAACATTatacacttgaaaaaaaaaaaatacaaacaggaTATATTACAAATTTATGTAGCAATAACTTAGTTCATACCATGCAATAAAAAGTACGTTAATCAAGATACACAAGCTTTTAAAGTTTCCTAAACTGGAGGGCTTAATTTTGGTTGCAGatgaggttgggttttttttttgttggtttttttttttaatgcaaattctCAGAACTGTGGCACTTGAAACTTCACAAAGCAGCTGTTACGAATCATTCCAACTCTGCTCCACAATAGCTGAAACTCTTTTCTCATATTCCCGTTTGTTCTCCTGATagagctgtgctgcctggcTGTTGGCTGGGCTGTTGGGATTAGGTTCATCAAGCAGAGACtgtcacaaaaaagaaaaaaaaaagggaaaagaaaatgttagaTCAACcaacacattttaaatgagggaaaagaaaaccaacttgTAGCTCTCGCATCACCTGTGTTACAGAAGGGAGAAATGACTCAGAAGAGCCCAATTAAAAAGTAAACCAGTTAAATTCATGGTTAGGCACCATAATTACACTGCTGAACCTCCAATTATACATTGCCCAAGCATAAGCACTGCATACACTTCTGGGTTCAGAAACATAACAAATACCTGGTCATTTGTGCCAGTTAGCAGTGCTGTGCTAATTGATcagttggtaattacactcTCATTGTCATTCAGGACTAAAGAGGGGCCTTTAAGATGCCTGCTACCAAACTGTTGAAACAATCACACAGGGGAAAAACAAGTGTATGTTTTTGCTGTGCCAGGCCATTTTTAGTGATTCCAAGGAAAGGAGGTTTCAGCAGTTATTGACTCCTTGAGGACCTCACAGGGCAAGGCTTCACCACCAAGGGTTACTGCTGTTTTAAGAGCCAGGCAAATTTCTACATCTGGTGTCCTTAATTCACTGAAAACAGTTAAATCCAAATCATTAACTGCTTTCCTCTAAAAAACATCTAATAGCAGTTTTGTAGCTCAAACTCAGTAATTTCATAGGTCAGCATCTTAGCCTTTATCTGATCTGAACAGCTACTGCTTAGCTCATGAGTGTCTGAAATCCCCCTTGACACAGACACTTGCTATCCTATCCCTGAACTTCTGGAATACAGACTAACAGCAGCATAATTATTTGCTAAAGTAGGTGTACAGTTACCTGAATTGAAGTTAAAATAGATGAAACATCATATGTTGGACTCCAACGATTCTGAAGAATATCTAAACATATGCTGCCATCTGCATAAACTGTGAACACAACACAGAGAACATTTAGAAACCAACAgcttattttatctttttgttcCTTACATGCTGTTCAAGGCAGACTTAACTGTTCCAATTCAGCCTGTGCTTAAATTAATGCTTTAGGAAAAGAGGACAGCAGTTATGTTTCACAATTATTTGTAGTTTGATGCCTTGTATTTTGAAGATCTATTACTTAAAGTAAAAGAACAcccaagaggaaaagaagaaaggtcTAAAAATTATGGCATTAGCACAGGAACTGGCAGACTTGGTTTCTTGCTCCTCTTGTGTGACTGGCCCAGATACACACAGAGAGACATTTACTATCTGGATTCCTGTCAGTAGTTTTAATAGAAGAGCCTGTATGAACTGGATTTGCCACTCCAGCTCCTGCACCCTCATCTTCTCACTTGTTCACAccaataaaaacccaacaaattaCCAATGCCCTGTCAGAGACACACAGTCTGTGTATAAACACAAATGGTTGGAGAGCCTACAAAAGTCACAAAACTGAGGTCACCTGTGTGCAAGGAGGGCTCTGGCTACAGGAAATGCTGCAAGGGGCTTACACCTCAATCCTCAAATTGAATCTAAACCCCTTTGCTACAGAAGGGCTTGGGAAAGCAAAAGATGcactttgtgttttctgcaaGTAACTGGGCAAAACCcaagtgctggagcaggagctgaggcacTTCTGCACAAGGCTGCCCTGGGCTCCCACCCTCTTCCTTACACTGTACTGGTTGGTACAGGGAACCAGGGAAAAGACTAGGCTGAAATCCTGCCTGAGAGAAATAAATGACATTCAGCACAATCAGTTCCCTTCTCCAGTTCACAACGTGGCCACACATCCATAATTGCTGAATGGAACAGGGCAGGAATCTGCAACCAAAGATTGCCTCTTCAAGCCAGCCTAAGCACAGCTGTTGCTGAAAAAGCTGACAGGCTTTGCTGCTGAGGTTATGTATTGATTAGAAAGAGACAAATAGCTGCTGCTTAATGGCATcataattcttaatttttcatcaaGCAGTTGCTGTCCTAAACATCTATTTAAGAGGTGGCAATGAAGAGAGATGGAAGGCTGTTAAGCATTCTGAAGCATTGCAGAATACATGAACCACACTGTAGTATTTAATGGGTATCATGgctaaataaaagtaatttactCACCATTTGGATGGAACATTTTTGATAAAAACCTAACAGTTGGAGGCTTATTTGGGTATTCTTCTGAAAATTCTATTACTAGTTTAAAAGTACCTGtccaagcaaacagaaatacaaTCAAATAACTAACAAGAAAACTACCAAGTTCCCCCAGGAACATATAAAACATCATTTAATTTATGGGCTTCATGATCAATATTCCTTCTCACCATTAAATAACCAAGCACCACCcagtctgggtttttttcatagattTCAAGTGATAATGGCACTAAGGAACTACTGCTTGGTGGCAGAGAtaaacccagcacagccccagctggggaGAAGCCTGGAGAGTTGCAGTGTACAGGGCAAAGGCAGCTGGAGCCAACATCAACTACACCACtgctcccccctctcctttttctgtgaCCTGACATGTTGGTTCCATGGATTTGGTGTTCCATGACTTTTAGGTGTTTCATTAAGAAGGCACCATGATGCCAGCAAAGAGAGACTGGAATTTCATAATCAACAATCCCAGTCTTTGGAGTTCATGACTGAATCACTGAAAACCTTTATTATGGATCAGTGAATAATCCACTGTAACTCTTCCAACTTAACATAGAGAAAAACCCATCTGCTGCTGATAACTGCAATAATACTGTAATTATTAAACTCATTATTCCTCAGATGCCTCAGGGAGGTTCATTACACACCAACTTTCATGTTTATGTACAAATTCTCtattccctccccctccctgccttccaTATTCAGAACAATTCATGATTTTTCACCTGTTCTTCATTAGGAGAAGAGATGAATCAAACATGCCACAAAGATGAAACCTCAGCAGAGCACACAgctgtggggatggggaaaCATCTGGCAGCAGGAGACCAGGTTCCCCTCTGAAAGCTCTGGTGTATGGGTACAAATGAGCCctgacagcagcactgcttaCAGTGTCCTATCAACCCCTTATGACAAGACACTGCTTACATCAAAATACATACAGCCAACAAGACTTTACTCCTTCACTTGCTTGCTTAGTTTATTCCAAGTTATATACAGattatatctatttttttcaaagcagaacaaTGTTAATGCTGGCAATATTTATAAGGAtgacagaggaaataaaagttgGCTGCTTACCATCTTCAAACGGCGTCCCTTCTGGcctgaaaagtttaaaaaaataaaactccagtTAAAAATTATCATTACCTACTTCTAAACATCCACAATAAATGCAAatcttcttcctcatcttcccaAGATACACGGGGAGCAATAACGTAACTATTTAGAGATGTATCCAGAGGCAACCTCCTCTAACACCTTCCCATAGTCAATCTGCAGGTCGAGATATCTGCTTCATCACCCTGAACAATACTGTGTCATTATGTGACAAGATGGTAATTAACCATCCAATTACTAGCAAGCATCCTTCAGTTTTATGAAAGGATCCTGAGCCAGGAAAGGATCCTGTTCTGTAGGATATGTCATGCACCTTCCTAGACAAAATCTGTACCTTGTTTGACTGGGAATCAATCCAATCACCACTAATACATCTGGAGGAAATCTACTTTTCCATAACCCAACTCCTACACAGTCCAACCTATTTATTAAGCCATATGTAACCTTTATTCAACAAAGAAGATGAACAaactttaggtttttttctttcctacataTTCTGTATTAcccttgaaaacagatttttactgCAGCAGACATTTAGTCATATTTCTAAGCTTCCTGACTCAGTgttcataaaataaaagaataattgtaaaaataaatcccagGTTTTTGTTATGTTTAGCCCTTTGATATAGAATATTATCATGATCAAAAACTCTTACCCAAATATAACTGCATTCCATTGCATTATATTATTCTCAGATGGTGCACCACTGACACCCACAGGAGGGTCTTCTTGCAATCTGAAAGTTACAAATACACAACAAGCAAGCTTGATATAAATGAAATACAATTTAACAGCAATATCCAGAATCTGTAAGTATTTTCTCATTCCAAGTAAATACAAAAAGTATCACAAGCAGACTACCAACACTCCATGAAACAAATGCACATGAAGATTTTCTCCCTTACTACACCAACACACTATGACAGCCCAACACACTGGATTAAGTGTGCAGGGAGCAAAGGATTAACTCtaagaataatttaaagcaCCACATACAGCTGGGATTTACAGGGCTACAATCATGAATTATGAGAGAGGAATTGCTGCTGGCTGCCACgacaaaaagaacaaattacAAACAGGAGCTGAACTCCAGCCAGTGACACTTGCAGGGACCAAGCACAAGGGGCTGTCAGAACTTTTCCTGCATTCCCTGATCTGTGTGCACAATGCAGCTAAATTTGGTATAAGCCTGTTTTGACTGGTGAGCTGATTGCTTCAGAAGGGAGCAAGGGGAAAACCTTTGTACTGTTCCCTCTCACCAGTTCAACAAATGTGTTTCTCTTTAAAGCAACTGTGGAAGCATTTTGAGTTCTTTTTAGTACCTTAATCCTTGGACTAGGGGAAAGCACCTTACTTGCTGAAAGTCACATGAACCTGAACcatgcaatatatatatatatacattgcAAGCAAAAAGAAGGGAATCCAGATATCCTCCTTCTGCATACCAATGTTTCTGCTTCAGCATCACCCAAAACCCTGGACAACACGACCCAGTGAGTCCCCAGACAGCTGATGAGCATTTGCCTGATCTGACCCCTTCAGTGACAGCTCCTGCCCACCcaccttctccccctcttcaGTTATgcaagaataaagaaaatgaagtggcTGCTGTGGCTTCAAAAGCAATTTGACCACATCAGAGCACACTGTTATGAACAAGTCACCACCAGAAGTCCTGCAGACCCAGGGACAAATGCTAACTAAAGCAGGGCTCCTTTGGCAGCTCAGATCTCCTCTGAACTCTGTTTACCTCCTTGCTTTCCGAGCACAAACAGTTCAGACAGCTCAGTATCAACACCATAAACCAGGCACTATTTTGGTCAGGCAGAGCAGGAATGGGACTTCTTCCTACACAGCAGGGAGGCTGCTGCATGCCAACAATAATGCCAAAGCATCCAGCCTCACAAATGCATCTGAGGATGGCTTTGGTTTTCAGAGCAATCTAAAAGCTGATGTACATGCTGCTGTCAAAGAGCCCAGCTACAAAATGGTTGTGGCAAGGACTGGAGACAGAGACTGTTCCACGCAGGGCCTGGaaaactttgaagaaaatgCAGGATTTGTAGCcccttttccaaaaaaaaacacaaatcaaaacccaacaaaactagtccacaaacaaaaagcaattcatttatttttctgttggtttaAATCCAGAAAAAGAGAGGACACCCAAAATCTGTTGAAAAGCTCTCTCATCACTGCTCTCGAGAACCACAGTATGCAAAAGGAGTTTATATTTAATAAAGTGAAGCAGAGTTCACAGCACACACTCTGCTTTTTCAGTATGAGGTATAAGTAATGTAAGGGTAAACAAATAGATAACCTAttgtaagaaagagaaaagtaaaaacacATGACCTAAAAAAGTTGCCTAAGTTTTGGGGTAATAAAGATATCATATATTtgataaataaattttatttacgtttatttcattacttttccACTGCTCTAAAGTCTTCTCTCCACCTTAAATTTCAAAAACTACTAAACCAGTCCTTCTAAGATtaaagaagcattaaaaaaccccatgcCTGACTGCAATCCTGAAAAATTACTTAGTTCCTCGGCATGAAAAAATAACTGGTTCATGTCATCTGTGTAaccaaatacaataaaaaagaCTGAATATCCTGTTTGGATTTGAACAGGAATCAAGCAACACCCACCCAGCAAACACCAACACCCAAACACGACAGAGGAGGTTGTTTCCACATCCAAGATGTCCAGCTTTTTGTAGAGTCATAAATCAGGCTTTTACCATGGCAGCTCTACAGGCAGCCACGTAAAACAACTACACTCCACGTCACCTGTTTCCTGATGCATTTTCAGATACTGGTATAACATAACTATGCTAAAAAAAGAGACACTATCAAAGCTGACTCACCTCCAAGAACTTGTGAGCAACTCCAGTCCAGAGAAATCATACAGCATACTGTAAAGCTTACCAAAGAACTCCCACCACCATCTTTTTCCACACTAAGTGTGTTTACATGTCAGactggaaataaattattctagAGTCTGTGGTTCAGACATTAACATTTAAAAGTCTGCAACTAATAACTGCTGCTTTGGCAGGTTGTATATATTATACAAAAGACTCCTCACGGTTGAAAGCCTTGGAATAGCATGTGCATAAAAACATTAAAGGgcattttgggttttattaCATACAAAGTGCTTGCTAACTCTGCACTTCATTTTTAGACGTCCATCTCGAAATCGTACTTGAGAGACCTCTGGTCCTGGACGATTCGAACACATCTGAAGCTTGCTCTGCTCAGAACACTGGGCCGAACACCTTCGGTATTCAAACACCTTGTGcgaggaaagggaggagggaaggctgGCACAAACACTCAGCCGGGCCAGCTCTGCACCACCCGACCCTTCCAGGGCAAGAGCACCCCTCAGATCTCCACATCTGCTCACTCCAGCGCTCCTCAGTTTCCCCTAAACGCTCCCAAACCCCCAGCTCACTCAGCAGCCAGACTCCCACCCCGTTAACCCCGCCTgttcccccagtgccacccctgcccaggctgctccGACCCGGGCGGTTCCCAGGCCGGGGCTGCCCCCCTTTCGGAGGCTCCGCTTCAACTGTTATCCTCAGACGCCCCCCGCCGTCAGCACCCGGGCGAGGCGGACACAAACAAAGCCGGCCCTGCCCAACGGGACCCCCGGAGGGCACGGAGTGGGGGACGGTGTCACCCCGGCGGGCTCCCTGAGAGGGGCACGGGCGAAGCCGCTGTCCCCGAGCCCCCGACGGCACCCACCGGGGGAAGGACCCGGGGCCTCCGCGGTAGCTCCCGACAGCGGCACAAAGGAACGGGGCCAGAGGGACGGCCCGGGACACGCCGCCTCCGCCACGGCTCCTCAGTGTTCCGCTGCCCGCGGTAGGACGGGCCCCCTCCCCGTACCGGAGCAGCCCAGCGGTGCGAGCCCAAGCGCCGGCCCCAATACGGCCGAGCCAGGCCCGCAACCCGCCAGCGCTTCCCCCGCTGCCAGGCCGGCCCTGTCCCCCTAGGCGGGGGGAAGGTATCCCCACATCGGGCTGGGGGAGCTTaggggtgggggaagggggCTCCCCGCTCACCTCTTGAAATCCCGCATCAGCCTGCGCCTCGCCGGGGTGGACATGATGGCCGCGGGGAAAAAGAGTCCGCGGCCGCCGCGCCGCCGCCTCCCTCCGCCGCCTGCACAAACAACTCGCAATGGCGTCTCCCTCCGcggggggccgggccgggcgaCGTCGCGGGCGGTCGGGGCGGGGGGAAGAGCTCGGTCCAGCCCGGTCtggtccggtccggtccggtccggtccagCCCACAGCAGcgctgggaaggggagggaatcCCTTGCGCGCAGCTCCGCACCGCTCCGCGGAACACCTGGGGGCAACCTCTGCACCCTGAGGCGATTTGGGAGAGGGAGCTCCTGAAGGAGCCCGcgggaggaggcagggaaaggcGGGGGCTGGGGGAAGGTCTGCGCGGCGTGACGTGAGGAACAACCCCGCGTCATAAATCGggttagaaaaatatttgctctccGCTGGCCCATGCTGTGGAGGAAGGTCGTGGGGAAGCGGGGAtgttgggttttaattttttgatcCCATTACTCCCTTCGATGTCGTGATCCAGTTCCTACACAGAGCCATGGAAGTTACCCCAAAAAGTGGTTTGTGGGACTGCGTGTACCTCCTGGCTTTCCCTTCAGATGAGTTTTAAGGAGGTCAAACCATCACGGGACTCATAATGAAGTGCCAGAAATTAACACCGTCTCCATCCTGTCCCCCATCCCTTCACCTTCAGCCACCCCTCAGAGATcatccatccagcctggacaaACCTCAGAACCGCTTCGAGCCAAAGTTTGTGCCAGTCCTgtgtggtgtccagtgacaaaCACGGACCCAAGCGCTGCTCTGAACCAGTGCCTCACACCGGGCAGGATTGTACCCTGCAAGGACTGACCCTACGGATACAGTTTAACCTAACATCCTACCTCAGTGAAGATATCCAGATGTTAGAAGTGAGATAAAAGCATAGGAATTCACGTACAGCCTGATACTGTGAGGCAATAAGGTTTTAAAAGATGGTTGGTAATAAGAAATTATAATTCCTGACTCTAGTGGGAAACAATTCCCACCAGGCAATCATTCCTTCTGGATTTTCCTCCTCCCGTCACACACACACTTCAGTTCTCCAtttccactgctgctcctctaGCTTCATACAGTTTATATTTAACTCCAGCTAATTCATCAGGGAGAAGGCAGACTAAAGCATAAGTGCAAGCTTGGACctgtataaataattaaaatcgCTTTAACAACATTAATTACTTCACTATTAACACGTGCCATGCCCAGACAGGGCAGTGAGAACATTCCCAGCGCTCAGCCCTTTGAAGCTCAAGTCACTCAACTCCCCCGGGCTTGGAGCTCCTCTGCAGGGCAATGCTCACTGCctgcacagaggaaaaacaacacaagaaaccccaaaacatcAGGCACCAGATGAGTTACATCTCAAATCTTGTGTTGTTCTCACCTGGCTGGGGAACTTTTTGAAAAACAACTCAGCAGGGACAGTGTGGTCTCCTCAGACACCACTGAGGAACCATGTGTTAACCTTCCTTAATGGaaacttttggggtttttatctGAAGAACCAGCTGCAATTTCTGCTCTATCAATTGCACAcgaaagtttaaaaattaaattcactCTATCCTAagctagtttaaaaaaaaaaaatcattcccaACTGTAATAAAGACTCTGTCCTTGTTGTGTTTGAAAAGGTCTCAGAATTAAATCTGGACTAAATAACCACTTTAGATTTGCTTATGCTGATAATTATTTCTAGTACTTCCTCGTATAATGAATTTAAATGGATCACTGCCATTactgtttaatttcattttggttATGTGTTTATCAGCTGCTTGTGGCCCACTGACTCCCAGAGCCAGGTGGAAGCAAAAGATTCAGAACTTTGTGTctgcaggtttatttttttttctgtgcaactGTTAAAATTATCCAAGTGCTTCAGAAACCTCAGAAATCCTTAGAGTGTGAAGTCTAGAACatggatgttttccttctaCAGATTTCTTCAGTGGTACTGAAAGAGATAAAGCAAGTGCCTGATCAGAAAGTTGTTTCAAGTTGTTTTTATCCCTAGATTTCCCACCCACAAATGACATTTCAAGAAGGATGgaattaaatataaaagcagcattttgcagCATAGTCATTCTGTATTAATCTTGAACAAATGCTacatttctgcagtattttgcaaaataaaaacatttccaagGCAACTTTGTCTCATCAGAAGATGAGAAGCTtggaaatgaacagcaaaagcaaactAACTACTGGCTTctctgtaaaaaacaaaacccaaaaaattaACATCCTCttagtagctttttttttttttttttccaggtcactCTTTCAtgctgcagcatccctctggGAAGtgttatttatattaatatcaGCCAAGCCCAAGACTCCAAAATTAGGGAAATGAATAACACAAGTCACTTGTTAGGaactggttttgctttccttccttgcaGTGGCAGCTGAGGAGCACCATGGGGATACTCAGCCATGCCAGGtgccatgctgttcctgaggAGGGAACATCCTTCTTCCCAAAGCATCTGAGAACAAGATAACTCAGTGACTGATTTGCTCACCTATAGCTCTGATTTAGGAGCAAGTAAGTGGGGATACAGTAACAACAAATCTATTTAATCCACACAGCACCAG
This window of the Calypte anna isolate BGI_N300 chromosome 13, bCalAnn1_v1.p, whole genome shotgun sequence genome carries:
- the UBE2B gene encoding ubiquitin-conjugating enzyme E2 B isoform X2: MSTPARRRLMRDFKRLQEDPPVGVSGAPSENNIMQWNAVIFGPEGTPFEDVYADGSICLDILQNRWSPTYDVSSILTSIQSLLDEPNPNSPANSQAAQLYQENKREYEKRVSAIVEQSWNDS
- the UBE2B gene encoding ubiquitin-conjugating enzyme E2 B isoform X1; protein product: MSTPARRRLMRDFKRLQEDPPVGVSGAPSENNIMQWNAVIFGPEGTPFEDGTFKLVIEFSEEYPNKPPTVRFLSKMFHPNVYADGSICLDILQNRWSPTYDVSSILTSIQSLLDEPNPNSPANSQAAQLYQENKREYEKRVSAIVEQSWNDS